A genomic segment from Streptosporangium roseum DSM 43021 encodes:
- a CDS encoding AraC family transcriptional regulator, with product MDVIADLLDGVRARGGVFGRPPACPPWSLRFVAPGRLWLATMVAGRAWVVAAGGGPRALGPGDVVLARGERPFVIADPPQTPPQIVVHGDECRGEFGAGGGAQGGALLVTGACRLGGELPGRLLAVLPDLLVVPGGDVRLAPVLELVGAEAAGVAPGRQVVLERLLETLLVVTVRAWFAREEAGAPLWYTALEDPRIGRVLRMIHAAPASGWTVVSLAGAAGMSRAAFARRFTALVGRPPLAYVTEWRMALAAELLARPGTTVAVAARQVGYADAFGFSAAFKRVRGVSPGAVRAGG from the coding sequence GTGGATGTGATCGCTGATCTTCTGGATGGGGTCCGGGCGCGGGGCGGGGTGTTCGGCCGTCCGCCTGCCTGTCCCCCGTGGTCGCTGCGGTTCGTGGCGCCGGGCCGGCTGTGGCTGGCGACGATGGTCGCCGGCCGGGCCTGGGTGGTCGCGGCCGGCGGCGGGCCGCGCGCGCTCGGGCCGGGCGATGTGGTGCTGGCGCGCGGCGAAAGGCCGTTCGTGATCGCCGATCCGCCGCAGACCCCGCCGCAGATCGTCGTGCACGGCGACGAGTGCCGGGGCGAGTTCGGCGCGGGCGGTGGGGCTCAGGGTGGGGCGCTGCTGGTGACCGGCGCCTGCCGGTTGGGCGGGGAGCTGCCGGGGCGGCTGCTGGCCGTACTGCCCGATCTGCTGGTGGTGCCGGGCGGGGACGTGCGGCTGGCGCCGGTGCTGGAGCTGGTGGGCGCGGAGGCGGCCGGGGTGGCGCCGGGCCGTCAGGTGGTGCTGGAGCGGCTGCTGGAGACGCTGCTGGTGGTGACGGTGCGGGCGTGGTTCGCGCGTGAGGAGGCCGGCGCGCCGCTGTGGTACACGGCTCTGGAGGATCCGCGGATCGGGCGGGTGCTGCGGATGATCCATGCCGCTCCGGCGTCGGGCTGGACGGTGGTGTCGCTGGCCGGGGCGGCGGGGATGTCGCGGGCGGCGTTCGCGCGCAGGTTCACCGCGCTGGTGGGGCGGCCTCCGCTGGCGTATGTGACGGAGTGGCGGATGGCGCTGGCGGCCGAGCTGCTGGCGCGGCCGGGTACGACGGTGGCGGTGGCGGCCCGTCAGGTGGGCTATGCCGACGCGTTCGGCTTCAGCGCGGCCTTCAAGCGGGTGCGCGGGGTGAGTCCGGGTGCGGTGCGGGCAGGCGGGTGA
- a CDS encoding RNA polymerase sigma factor codes for MRQHPFEKIVAEHGPTVLRVCRAVLGPTAAAEDAWSETFLSAMQAYPALRAHSNIEAWLVTIAHRKAIDQLRAETRRAIPTDNLPEKPAKDGVPGDEESQLWNALHALPLKQRQTIAYHYLAGLPYAEVAQVLGGSPQAARRAAADGIATLRKTYPEGEDR; via the coding sequence GTGAGACAGCATCCCTTCGAAAAGATCGTGGCTGAGCACGGGCCGACGGTGCTGCGCGTGTGCCGCGCCGTCCTCGGCCCCACCGCCGCCGCCGAAGACGCCTGGTCGGAGACGTTCCTTTCCGCGATGCAGGCATACCCGGCCCTGCGAGCACACAGCAACATCGAAGCGTGGCTGGTCACCATCGCCCACAGAAAAGCCATCGACCAGCTACGGGCCGAGACCCGGCGGGCGATCCCCACCGACAACCTGCCGGAGAAACCAGCCAAGGACGGCGTACCCGGCGACGAGGAGTCACAGCTGTGGAACGCACTGCACGCACTGCCTCTCAAGCAACGCCAGACCATCGCCTACCACTACCTGGCCGGCCTGCCCTACGCCGAAGTCGCCCAGGTCCTGGGCGGCAGCCCCCAGGCCGCCAGAAGAGCCGCCGCCGACGGCATCGCCACCCTGCGCAAGACCTACCCCGAAGGAGAGGACCGATGA
- a CDS encoding methylated-DNA--[protein]-cysteine S-methyltransferase — translation MTTTPPNPVDGGELLGRLPEADQATQARLHARLAAAAERAGILDVAYRTLDTPVGPLLLAATAHGLVRVAYAGEDHDKVLDRLAETVSSRLLRAPARLDDAARQLEEYFTGRRSLFDLPLDLRLAHGFRREVLSHLRDIGYGTTASYAAVAAAAGSPRAVRAVGTACATNPLPVIVPCHRVIRSDGTLGHYVGGAEAKKLLLTLEAAP, via the coding sequence ATGACGACCACACCTCCGAACCCGGTCGACGGCGGTGAACTGCTCGGCCGGCTGCCCGAGGCCGACCAGGCGACCCAGGCCCGCCTGCACGCCCGCCTGGCCGCGGCCGCCGAACGCGCCGGGATCCTCGACGTCGCCTACCGCACCCTCGACACCCCCGTCGGACCGCTGCTGCTGGCCGCCACCGCGCACGGCCTGGTACGCGTGGCCTACGCCGGAGAGGACCACGACAAGGTCCTGGACCGGCTCGCCGAGACCGTCAGCTCCCGCCTGCTACGCGCCCCGGCCCGCCTGGACGACGCCGCCCGCCAGTTGGAGGAGTACTTCACCGGCCGCCGCAGCCTGTTCGACCTGCCCCTGGACCTGCGCCTGGCCCACGGCTTCCGCCGCGAGGTCCTGTCACACCTGCGCGACATCGGCTACGGCACCACCGCCAGCTACGCCGCCGTCGCCGCCGCCGCGGGCAGCCCCCGAGCGGTACGCGCCGTCGGCACCGCCTGCGCCACCAACCCGCTGCCGGTCATCGTCCCCTGCCACCGCGTCATCCGCAGCGACGGCACCCTCGGCCACTACGTCGGAGGCGCCGAGGCCAAAAAGCTCCTGCTGACGCTGGAGGCCGCCCCGTGA
- a CDS encoding very short patch repair endonuclease produces MSTHHPPAPTHQTGQGNTGHPQSAAAAAQMPRPPQPPHPPKASETPGSWASTPATRRVMQANRSRDTRPELAIRRALHAMGLRYRVARRPLPHLRRTADLVFGPAKIAVFVDGCFWHRCPDHYAPPASNRAYWKAKIDTNTARDSQTTTTLQQAGWTVMRFWSHEDPSDVAARVAAQVRSQQPAPRPAAQRQGQLF; encoded by the coding sequence ATGAGCACACACCACCCACCGGCACCCACCCACCAGACGGGACAGGGAAACACCGGCCACCCGCAGAGCGCCGCAGCCGCCGCACAGATGCCGCGCCCCCCGCAACCACCACACCCACCGAAGGCCTCCGAGACACCGGGCTCCTGGGCGAGCACGCCCGCGACCCGCCGGGTGATGCAGGCCAACAGATCACGCGACACCAGACCCGAACTCGCGATCCGCCGCGCCCTGCACGCCATGGGCCTGCGCTACCGCGTGGCCAGGCGCCCCCTGCCGCACCTGCGCCGCACCGCCGACCTCGTCTTCGGACCAGCCAAGATCGCCGTCTTCGTCGACGGATGCTTCTGGCACCGCTGCCCCGACCACTACGCACCACCCGCCTCCAACCGGGCCTACTGGAAAGCCAAGATCGACACCAACACCGCCCGCGACAGCCAGACCACCACCACCCTGCAGCAAGCCGGATGGACGGTCATGCGGTTCTGGTCACACGAAGACCCCTCCGACGTCGCCGCCCGGGTAGCCGCCCAGGTCCGCTCCCAGCAGCCGGCCCCGCGCCCCGCCGCCCAGCGACAAGGACAACTCTTTTGA